Sequence from the Hamadaea flava genome:
ACAAGGTGATCGGCCGGCTCGACGCGTCATCGGGTTTGATTCCGGCGGGCAGACCGGCGGCGGGGTCGAGCAGGATCCACATGCCGGTCGAGAAGGTGGTGGCCTGCGCGGCGGGGATCGCCATGCAGCCGATCACGGTTCGCCACCACAGCCTCGCTGCGCCCTCCAACTGCGGGAGGCTGTAGCAGGCCATCGCAAGGGGTGACAGGCCGACCAGGACGATCAGCAGCGCGTAGCGGATGATCCAGGTCAGCACCAGCCACGCGGCGAGGATCACCACCAGGACGGTGATGATCGTGCCGAGAAGGCCGACCTTGATCGGGTCGTCGAATTCGCCGGTCGGGTCGGCGCCGAGGCTGAGCGCGAGCAGCGACTTCAGCCGCTCGAACGAGGTGGCCTCGTCCGGCATCGGGGTGGTCAAGGCTTGGATGAACGCGTCGGCGAACCGCAGTAGCAGATCGCACATCGGGATCGACCAGTTCGCGCCGACCCAGCCCACCACGAGCCGCGGCAGCAGGTCTTTGACCTGGTACTGGATCTGGGCCGAGTTGTAGGTCATGCCGATCACGCCCGCGGCGACGATGATCAGCGGGAAGACGATGTTGACGATGGTGCGGGCTCGGCCGGCCAAGGCCTGGGTGGGCTGCAGGCCGGTGACGTTGGGGATGCTGAACGCATATTTGTCCAGGACGCCGCTGATCCACAGCAGGGTGTGCATCGCCGCGGAGGCGAGCCAACTGGTGAGGCCGTCGAGCATGGAAGTGACGAATCCGCCCATGATCGCCCGCCCTAGGGCAGCAGTCCGATGAGGATCTGCATCACGATCGGGGCGAGCGCGGCCAGGGCGTAGCCCTTGAGCGCGTTTTTGAACGCGTCCTTGGCCTTTTCCACCTCGGCTGGATCGCCGCCGGCGGTGACATGCCGCAGACCGGCGATGACCAGGAACAGGGTGGCGACGGCGGCGATGATGCCGACCACCCAGCCGCGGGCGTTTTCGATGATGGCTGACAGCGCTTTGGTTCCCGCGTCGGGATCCGCCGCGGACAGCAGAAGGTTGAGGGTGTGCACGGCCGGCTCCTTTCA
This genomic interval carries:
- a CDS encoding pilin, with translation MHTLNLLLSAADPDAGTKALSAIIENARGWVVGIIAAVATLFLVIAGLRHVTAGGDPAEVEKAKDAFKNALKGYALAALAPIVMQILIGLLP